The DNA sequence TATTTGTTGACTTTGAATTTAAGGAAAATGATAATTTAGTAGCATGCCACTAAAATTAATGATGTTAAAGACCTGTTAAAGACATGTTTATCTCATGATCAATTTCATATTGAACAAATTCCAACCTctgtttaaattttatcattaatcattatgttttaaaataaatgcaCTAGTAAGAATTTGATTTATGTCTCAGCTAAGGATTCGAAGAAGAAAATCTTGAAAGTTTTGCTCCCAGTACTCTTCATCATCGTGCTCATACTTGTAATCACATGTTGGGTGCTCAGGAGGAAGAAGAGAGGTAAATTTATGTTTTGAATAATATCTATGCTTGTCAAGATACCTactaatatatactataatttgCACTTTCAATAACCTATTATGTCGTTTTAGTGTTATGTATTCTCAGAAAGACTGATTTCCAACATTTTGTACTACAATTACAGAAAGGAGCAAAAGAAACCTAACAATGTCAAATGGTTCTGAACGCGATGATATAGCATTCATGGAACGTTTCTCGGATGTACGTTCATCGAATGAAAGTGGAACAACTAGCGCAGAGGTCCACTGCTTTTCGCTGAGTACAATTATTGCCGCCACAgataatttttcttttgctaaTAAGTTAGGAGAAGGAGGTTTTGGCACCGTTTACaaggtatatattttttaaaactgatcATTCATTTTTGCATCATATTTTGTTATAATGATACTAATAAGCGTGTAATTTGAATATGATTGACATCCCAGTATTTTACTACTATCTTCGTACTGGCACAACTGATAAAATTATGAACTTCTACATGGATGCTGTCTTTTATGAATATGGAAGAAGATTAGTTATACTGACTTCGTGGTTTACATATTACAAAtatgatcagaaaagaaaatattgaaataattagtgaaatgttctTTTCAGGGGCACATGCGCGGTGGACAAGATATTGCAGTGAAAAGATTATCAATTACATCAAAGCAGGGGTTAGAGGAATTCAGGAATGAAATTATTCTAATAGCAAAACTTCAGCACAGGAACCTAGTAAGACTGTTGGGGTATTGCATTCAGCAGGAAAACATATTGATCTATGAGTATTTGCCAAACAGAGGATTGGATCGCTTCATTTTTGGTATCTCCTTTTTACTAATCAGTAGTTCATgcatataaattttgttatgttttgatatgtgttgcatcaaTTTTGTCAACTTAATATTATATCtgatatatatttatcataaaAGGAGGAAAGTCATTGCTGGACTGGCGTACTCGCTTTAATATCACAATGGGAATCGCTCGAGGAATGATATATCTTCACCATGACTCAAGATTAAGAATCATTCACAGGGACTTAAAAGCTAGCAATGTATTACTGGATGCTTCCATGAACCCTAAAATATCTGATTTTGGCATGGCTAGAATATTTGGCAACGACCAGAATGAAGATACGACAAATAGAGTTGTTGGAACATAGTAAGTTATGCCTGCAAtttttatatacacaaaaatgCTAAAAATATTATTGGGGAGAGAAAAGAGAATTATCATCACTACTTAATTACCTTCTTTGTTTGCGTTGCAGCGGTTATATGTCACCAGAGTATGCTATGGAAGGACATTTCTCAATAAAATCAGATGTTTTCAGCTTTGGAGTTTTACTACTAGAAATCATCAGTGGCAGAAGGAACTCGAGCACTTTTGATGATGAAAAAACTGTGAATTTAGTTGGCCATGTAAGTTTATTAATTGTCGTGCTCACATACACTAAAAATGCACTTTAATATTAGATTGCAACAGCCAAGCATAATGGATGTAATGCCTGATATGTAGGTTTGGGATCGGTGGCTAGAAGGCAAACCTTTGGAAATAGTGGATCCATCATTGGAAGAGTCATACGATGTTAATGAAGTTTTAAGATGCATTCATACAGGGTTGTTGTGTGTGCAAGAATCTGCTGCTGTTCGACCAACTATGTCGGAGGTAGCCTCCATGTTGTGCAATGAAAAAACTCCTCCAGCTGCCCCAGAACAACCAGCATTTATCCTTAAAGGAAAAGGGTATCTTGGACCTGTAAAATTCAGTTACAATACTGAAAGCGGAGGCTCTAGTGGTGCTCAAATGACAGTAAGTATAGTTAACGGTCGATAAAATGTGTGATAGTCTTATACAGCTATACTATTGATTGATGTATAGACATTATAGTGTAATCTACATAAAATCCTTATAAACAACTGTTACTTGgatatattatgaatttttgaaaTGTGAAATTAGTCATGTAAGAAATTTGTATTGGCTTATAGGAAGCTTTGTAGATTTATGAGAAAAcagattatttttttcttttctgctTCTTGTGTAACAGAAATTTTGTGAGAAactatgtatatatgtaatgcTTTGAGCTCGGACAAAGATCCATTATGTTTTTATGTCAGTACGTTGGGAAAAAAAAACCCTTGATCGATTATGTTCTTTAGTCTATCGATCGATAGAAAAGCAAAATcttgtaaaattataaaacatacAACACAGTTACTTTTTATTCCATGCTCTTATGGGGATTTGTTAGTTAATATGTGCTCGGTCTCATAACACAAgtccatttttaaaaaattaggtaTATTTGACGCGTTGTTTGTAATACTTTAAAATAggtatagaaaataaaaaatagttaaaatgAGATATGTgatgtaatatatattctaatattgtttttctataaaagctatattttttatacaaatatgaaaattatatgaaagatTTGCGTCATTTATatccaaatatatattacaaaaataagataacttctatttatttcatataatataaaatgtcaTGTCACTGCAATTCATTCCTGACATATTTTACTAACTTgaattccaacaatatgccttatTCTCATTATctgtttttattaataatttttttttcatcattaaaatataatataaagtagagagtCAAACAAAGTGTTCATGAggatttattactccctccgtcctattttagttgtcacatttttatttttgttgatcaaattgactaattttgaccaaagattataaaccactcactcattattttgaaaactgaaaataacatcttaaagtagattaaaagttatttccggtgacatattttttctattttgtcaattgataaaatattaataaatttcagtcaaactttagtcaatttgaccgacacaaaaccaaatgtgacaactaaatgGGACGCAGGGAGTACAAAATATAGGATTTGgtaaggaaagagatgactcaaGGTTTAAACAGTTGGTCCTGGTGATATAAGGCATGACTAGGACATTGTTAGATCAATCTTTTACATTAAATGCTCCGGATTATAACTTACTCCAAGTGTCTCTTTCAtttcttaacattttttttctccgcttgacacgcactttaatgcgcctataaaacataattctataacttttttcaatttgtttttctaaataaaaatttagatatcaagtttttattcgaaaaaaaattttttaaaaaaattataagactataCTTCCCCCGtcctcttttacatgtccattttgcttttcgagaagtcaaattgaccaattttgactaaacattacaaattatctattcattatttttaaaatccgaaagttgcatattaaaatagacaaaatatactttctaatgatatactaacttttattatttttgtcaattatataatacatgtaaatttcagttaaagTATATTCAATTtaactggtcaaaagtcaaaatggatatataaaaaaaaacataggtAGTATTTCATAGGAGTATTAAAGTGCGTGTCACGACTCCGTTCCCGCATTAAGTATTGTGGGGGACTGACATATAAGACATATCGACATATCTCGGAGTTGCTCTAGGGTCCGACGTATGCTTCAAGGGAATGTTTTGATCCACCCAAATCGTCAAACAGTTTTGAAAACTGTGACATGACTTTTACGGACCGGGACTCTGATGTGCATCCGGACCCGGATGTCGGATCCACATGCACGAAGCAGAGAGGAGTAGCTGGTACAGAGGGGCACTGCTTGTAGCcgtgtaaataaattattccaCTGTTTCAACCatagaattaatttgatatttattaattaatgcaCTAAAGGGCACACCATCGAATATATTGAAGTCGTTGATGGCGGCTTACATATTACAAAAcgagttgataaaattttaaataaagagTCAAGTCAGAGGTGAAGCTATCTTGTAAGATCAATATCACAGTTGACGCGTGCTTGTCTTGGCCATACCAGGGGTGTCCGTGGGTGGGTTTGGAAGGGGAATGATGGTATATAATTTAGGTGTAAAATATCAAGTAGGTGATTTATAGGcgtttaaaaaatttaagtagGTCTTTCATTCTAAATTTGATTCAAATGAGTCactcatttgaaatttttttattaacaatatcactctatcgttagtcgaagagcttcacatattttttaagaatgatattacattcaaataaaaaattctgaattctagtattttagataatatttttaaatttttaaaaatttatctattatttatttttatttaaatcaaataaaacaatcaaaaaatcaaaaataaatagttgatgaAATTTGGATAGGCTTTTATTGGGCCGGGTATGTACCTAGCTGGATATATAATACCCTcctatcatataaaatttaataaaattgatttaggATCGTAAAACAAACtggatatttgaaatttttgtataaaaatacatgaaacaagacttttaaatcatataaaccGGAGTTAAGGACTCGTAATTATTGTTTCTGTTTGTTTTTAGTAAAACGAAAGGTACTTGACAtttgcttttctttttcttgacaGCACTTTGACATTTGTTTTATGCGATTTTCTAGATAACTGATACTCCGGTATCATATTGTTGGACCTCAGCCACAAAGAAAGAAAGTCTCCAAGAAGCCCAATTAGTAATCAAAGCCCAAGAGCTGTCATGCGGCATACATGTGACTTACATATATCAATGGAGTATACAATACTTTAAATgagttgtataattttttatgaattatataatactttcagtTGGATGTAAtcaactactccctccatcccaaattagatgagccttttgctcatttcacacatattaaggagtATTAAATGATTGCTTCTTTTTCCATTTTTACCCATAtttatcatgttgatttcttttatatattagcTAGTGGTACATTagaaatgataaataagagaGGGTGAGAATGGAAGATTGTTACTAAATATGCATTGAAAAGTGAGAggctcaactattttgggataaaaaaatttctcaaaagGATCATCTAatatgggatggagggagtatatcttaATGAACATTTTACCCGATCTTCTCACAGCTTATACCCAACTTATACCGGATAGTCCATACACGACCCGCTTGCAATCTAAATTGATTTGGCTTTAATCCTTTCAATTCTTAGCCTGCACTTCTTCTCAGGAAACATTAAATCATTGACGCTGATTTCAGGCACCGATGGAGATTCAATACCTTACTATGGAAATTTCGAATAGAGAGGCTTATGACTCCCGCGATTGATACTACAACGCCGCTGATGTGCTCTGGCGATTCAAGAGGAGTCATCCGCATCCAGTGATTTTTAAGCTTGATTCCGGTGTTTCAATTACAGTAGCTGCGTCGATCAAACTCCCCGAAGATTGTAAGTAAAAAATCGCAATACTCTCATTTGATCTGTGTAGCCATTGACTGTACCCATTTTATCATTTTGTACATGGAATATCCAGAAGCATTACCAAGTCGTTTAAATACTCTGAGGTGTATCAATGTCCGACCATACACCCGAGAAGTATTCAAATCTTTCAGGCGGTGGTATGTAAATTATTTCTTCTGGCATCTTAGTAATGTCCTATACGGTTGTTGAAGTATATCACCGTTATTCgaaactatatattatatattatgatttcATTGTACTACAGCTCGAAAGCGGATTTCTGATTCATCTGATACTACTTTGGAAGGAGGTACAATATTCCCTTTGATGCTATTTTATGGTcttatgtaatttatatttgGGTCCTCTGAATGTTATATTTCCACTGTTATAGAATGTAAACGCCGAGGATGTCGCACGACACTTGACAAATATTTGCTTCAAAGGCAGAATGACATTCGAAATGGTGGTAATTCCCCTTCCTCTGACAATAATATGTGTTACAGGGATAGCAGCACTGAGTTTGGTAATTTACCAATAGATCTTCCTCTTGTAGAAACTAACCCATCGCATGTGGAAAGCAACAGCAATCGAAGTCCACTATCAGGAATTGATAACGTGCAAATGGCAATCGCAGGTACCCCTTACATCATGTACATGATCATCAATATGCACCATTTTGAGTTCGTTGTCTCTGGCTTAATGAAATGCCAACTTTAATATACGATGTAAAGACGCTTCCAATTCACTGATCCATGTACTCACACCATTTTCTCACACTATGGGGATGTATGTTAGCTCAAATGAGACAAATAAAGGTTTTAAAATAGTGTATTAACATGTTAGTATTTGCTGCACTTTgtaaatatttgttaattaatCTGCTTGCAGCAACTGCCACTTTGGAGGTGCAAAGAAAGAACAACACGCGACCTCCGTTATCAGTAATTGACAACATTCAAACCCCAGTCACGGGTTGTCCTTAACTACATTTGTTATTAACCACTTTTTAAGCCACTTGCAAATCATACTAATAACAAAGAGCCTTgaatacattttatatatactgcctcgaatttaattttatatctgTGAACTACGTAGTCCGAGTTTATTGTTGCTTCCTGCTATTGTTAATTCACTGCATGGATGTTGTTGCTACTACATTACAGCTGCTATCCGTAGAAGACGTGGTCCTAATATAAACTCATTATTCGAGGCTGGTAGTTTGAGAATATCGGATAATGTGGACAAGGAGAATAGATTACGAggtattgtttttaattagtaTTTACCTAGAGTTAGCATATGTTCCAGGCTTAATTGCCGCTTCATGCACTCCCAAATGTTATAATAAAAAGATTGGATTCATAACCTTTATTTCTGAATTTCTCAGCTAGGAGCCGGACTGGTCGTGGTCCCAGTCTTCCGGATCAATTCTGCATAAGCCATAAAAATAAAGAGTCACCATCAAATGGTATGTTGTATATAACACAATGCTTGGCCTCTCATGTACTAATTAAAATTCCACCTTTTAGAAATCTTAAAACGTTTGATGATATATTTTCAACCAGCTATGAGTACCTCGTTATGTGAACTGACGAATAATGCTTCACCTGATACACTTGAGTCCTGCGTTTCTACTGGTTCCGCACAATCTGCTGTTGCGCCTGTGAAGAGTATGTCTTTATTCACCTAGAGTACAATATATTAGGGTTTTGGATTTGTATGCAGAATTACAAATCCcttttataaatcaatcaggGAAGGGTAGTGTTCGTGGTTTGAGCATAGAGAAACAACTCAGAAACTTGGAAATAGGAAGGCCCAGCCACGTCAATACCCCGACCCTGAAAAACCTATTGGTGAAGGTTTATGCTTTAAAACTCTTTGTAATTGCATTGCAAGTGATGATCTTCTGAAACACTTCACATAATTTcaatagtaatattttttagttCAGTAATCTGCACCACTACAATTCTATAATTGTTCTTATAATCTTTTAAGGATCGATGCCATGTCTTTTAGCTCATAATCACTTCAATTGTGGTTCCTTTACTGTTATACAATCTTTTTCCTCACATAGgtgaatatttttgaatttgcaGGGATTTTATTTTCACGCATTTGGTTACTTAGCAAAGTTGTTTACTAAACAAATTCACCTTAAaagttttcattttttgtttaggcCGAATTCGTCGCGGCAGAGGACCTAGCATCGCTACGCTTCTGGACAGCGGTGAATAAAATGTCATAAATGTGTAGGATAACTTATCCACATAAAACAAGGTGATTTACTTATCGTTTTGATACTTTATTCAGGTAAGAAACGAGTAGAGCTTGCTTCGCGGAGAGCGTTTACTGtagggatggcaatcgggtcggatcgggtcgggtttcatgaaatccatatccaatccgttatatttcggatcggatcaggttcgggtttggatattaaaatgtaaaatccaaatccaatctgtcgggttttttcgggtttcggatcggattcgaGTTTCAACcggatatcttaaaaaaaaattaaaaattataaacctgtctgaactatgataattaagtattttttttcaaaattaagattattgGATTGGATTCTAttggtttaaattagaataatataaacttaaaccatattaattttcattattaccaatatacaatatattattaatgaagtATTTGTCTTAAATAGAAACCCTTATTCCTTTAACCTAGTCTATTGATATTGAGAGTATTATATTACAttcatccaaataattaaatataaatatgttatatatatacacacacacacatacacactcatattaaattatttataatatatatatatatatatatatatatatatatatataatattcgggtttttttcgggtttcgggttcggatcgggttcggataggatttcgggtttcggatcggtagaggtcatatccatatccaaatccaaaaaatttcgggtacaaaaatcaaatccatatccaaatccaaatccaaaaattcgggttcggtatatccaaaaattcgggtttcggatcgggtatccgtcggatcggattattttgcCATCCCTAGCGTTTAGGATTCCCACATATTCATGTGTCATCAATCAAGATCTTAATACAGGTTAATGTGTAGGAGTTTTAGaatgaatattataattgtGTTTGTAATTTTGATATGTAAAAATGCTTAACAGCGTATGCATTTCATGCAGGTAGCAGTGTTGATAACCAAAATAATGATTATACTGCAACTTCTGGTGTCAAGAATTTATTTGCTACGTTTAACGAGGCTGATGATCAGAGACAAGCAGTAAATGAAAATGATCAAACTGGTACAACACAGAAAACTACCATTGTATTGATGGAATTTTCCAAAATCAAATTATTCAATCTTATGGGCTTCTTCATGTTTTAAATTTCAGGATTCCTTCCCATTGAAATGTGGAAATGGTATCTGTCACTAGGGCCACCATCTGTGCAGTGTAGCAAGTGTAAAGCACTTATGTGGAATTTGGAGAGAAACAATAAATCGAATATGAATGCTGCTCCAACATTTTCGTTATGTTGCAAAAATGGAGCTGTCTTGCTCCCTCCAGAAGAATTGCCACCAGAGCCCTTGGCATCTCTTTTAAATGGTGGTAGTAACTCCGCACATTTTAGGCAAAACATTCGAGTATATAACAACATGTTTGCAATGTGTTCGAGTGGAGGGAAAATTGATCACGGAA is a window from the Daucus carota subsp. sativus chromosome 8, DH1 v3.0, whole genome shotgun sequence genome containing:
- the LOC108198228 gene encoding uncharacterized protein LOC108198228, translating into MSDHTPEKYSNLSGGARKRISDSSDTTLEGECKRRGCRTTLDKYLLQRQNDIRNGETNPSHVESNSNRSPLSGIDNVQMAIAATATLEVQRKNNTRPPLSVIDNIQTPVTAAIRRRRGPNINSLFEAGSLRISDNVDKENRLRARSRTGRGPSLPDQFCISHKNKESPSNAMSTSLCELTNNASPDTLESCVSTGSAQSAVAPVKRKGSVRGLSIEKQLRNLEIGRPSHVNTPTLKNLLVKAEFVAAEDLASLRFWTAVNKMS